One window from the genome of Lathamus discolor isolate bLatDis1 chromosome 24, bLatDis1.hap1, whole genome shotgun sequence encodes:
- the SNX27 gene encoding sorting nexin-27 isoform X1, with the protein MADEEGEARPRSAAPPRDSGGEGAPVGPGGPRVVRIVKSESGYGFNVRGQVSEGGQLRSINGELYAPLQHVSAVLGGGAADRAGVRKGDRILEVNGVNVEGATHKQVVDLIRAGEKELILTVLSVPPHEADNLDPSDDSLGQSFYDYTEKQAVPISIPTYKHVEQNGEKFVVYNVYMAGRQLCSKRYREFAILHQNLKREFANFTFPRLPGKWPFSLSEQQLDARRRGLEEYLEKVCSIRVIGESDIMQEFLSESDENYNGVSDVELRVALPDITAVTVRVKKNSTTDQVYQAVAAKVGMDSITANYFALFEVINHSFVRKLAPNEFPHKLYVQNYTSAVPGTCLTIRKWLFTTEEEVLLNDNDLAVTYFFHQAVDDVKKGYIKAEEKSYQLQKLCEQRKMVMYLNMLRTCEGYNEIIFPHCSCDSRRKGHVITAISIKHFKLHACTEEGQLENQVIAFEWDEMQRWDTDEEGMAFCFEYARGEKKPRWVKIFTPYFNYMHECFERVFCELKWRKEGGSSQAPAPECPWQNVSSRGTLQVAELFRKGCESLQHKAAGRNSEDPNPSLRWRRRQQTRITGTAVKTICAASNWDKRQDGPRKEGRRGWQRSRRRVVDNGLGWSWNHGHEWEPPRIRTNPAWIRVFAVLPVVAALAKVSSHAAQCGV; encoded by the exons ATGGCGGACGAGGAGGGCGAAGCGCGGCCGCGCTCGGCGGCGCCGCCCCGGGACAGCGGCGGGGAGGGGGCCCCGGTGGGCCCCGGGGGGCCCCGCGTTGTCCGCATCGTCAAATCGGAGTCCGGTTACGGCTTCAACGTCCGCGGTCAAGTGAGCGAGGGCGGGCAGCTGCGGAGCATCAACGGCGAGCTGTACGCCCCGCTGCAGCATGTCAGCGCCGTGCTGGGCGGCGGGGCTGCCGACCGCGCCGGGGTGCGCAAGGGGGACCGCATCCTGGAGGT GAATGGGGTGAACGTCGAAGGAGCCACACACAAGCAAGTGGTGGACCTGATCCGCGCGGGCGAGAAGGAGTTAATCCTGACAGTGCTGTCGGTGCCTCCGCACGAGGCGGATAACCTGGATCCCAGCGACGACTCCTTGGGCCAGTCCTTCTATGACTACACGGAGAAGCAGGCCGtgcccatctccatccccacgTACAAGCACGTGGAGCAGAACGGCGAGAAGTTTGTG gTGTACAACGTTTACATGGCGGGCCGGCAGCTCTGCTCCAAGCGGTACCGGGAATTCGCCATCCTGCACCAGAACCTGAAGCGGGAATTCGCCAACTTCACCTTCCCGCGCCTGCCGGGGAAGTGGCCGTTCTCCCTGTcggagcagcagctggatgcGCGGCGGCGAGGCCTGGAGGAGTACCTGGAGAAAG TGTGTTCCATACGTGTCATTGGGGAGAGCGACATCATGCAGGAGTTCCTGTCAGAATCGGACGAG AACTACAACGGTGTCTCGGATGTGGAGCTCCGGGTGGCGTTACCAGACATCACAGCCGTGACAGTACGAGTCAAGAAGAACAGCACGACAGACCAGGTGTACCAG GCTGTGGCTGCCAAGGTTGGGATGGACAGTATTACTGCAAACTACTTCGCCTTGTTTGAAGTGATCAATCACTCCTTCG TGCGCAAACTGGCGCCCAACGAATTCCCCCACAAACTCTACGTGCAGAACTACACCTCGGCGGTGCCAGGGACGTGCCTGACCATCCGGAAATGGCTCTTCACTACAGAAGAGGAGGTTCTCCTCAACGACAACGACCTGGCAGTCACCTACTTCTTCCATCAG GCTGTTGATGATGTCAAGAAAGGCTACATCAAAGCAGAGGAGAAGTCCTACCAGTTACAGAAGCTGTGTGAGCAGAGAAAGATGGTCATG TATTTAAACATGTTAAGGACGTGTGAGGGCTACAACGAGATCATCTTCCCCCACTGCTCCTGTGACTCCCGGCGGAAGGGCCACGTCATCACAGCCATCAGCATCAAGCACTTTAAACTCCACGCCTGCACTGAAGAGGGGCAGCTGGAG AACCAGGTAATAGCATTTGAATGGGACGAGATGCAGCGGTGGGACACGGACGAGGAGGGAATGGCCTTTTGCTTTGAATACGCACGAGGAGAGAAGAAACCCCGATGGGTTAAAATCTTCACCCCCTAT TTCAACTACATGCACGAGTGCTTCGAACGGGTTTTCTGCGAGCTGAAGTGGAGGAAGGAG GGTGGCAGCTCCCAGGCTCCGGCTCCTGAATGTCCATGGCAAAACGTCTCCTCCAGAGGGACTCTGCAGGTTGCTGAATTATTCAGGAAGGGTTGTGAGAGCCTCCAGCACAAAGCTGCTGGGAGGAACAGCGAGGATCCGAATCCCAGCCTGAG gtggaggaggaggcagcagacAAGGATAACAGGAACTGCAGTAAAGACAATATGTGCAGCAAG CAACTGGGATAAACGGCAGGATGGACCGAGGAAGGAGGGACGACGTGGATGGCAGCGGAGCCGCCGCAGGGTTGTGGACAATGGATTGGGCTGGAGCTGGAACCATGGACACGAGTGGGAACCCCCCAGGATCAGGACAAACCCCGCATGGATCCGGGTCTTTGCCGTGCTCCCAGTGGTGGCTGCACTCGCGAAGGTGTCCTCACACGCAGCCCAGTGTGGGGTCTGA
- the SNX27 gene encoding sorting nexin-27 isoform X4 has translation MADEEGEARPRSAAPPRDSGGEGAPVGPGGPRVVRIVKSESGYGFNVRGQVSEGGQLRSINGELYAPLQHVSAVLGGGAADRAGVRKGDRILEVNGVNVEGATHKQVVDLIRAGEKELILTVLSVPPHEADNLDPSDDSLGQSFYDYTEKQAVPISIPTYKHVEQNGEKFVVYNVYMAGRQLCSKRYREFAILHQNLKREFANFTFPRLPGKWPFSLSEQQLDARRRGLEEYLEKVCSIRVIGESDIMQEFLSESDENYNGVSDVELRVALPDITAVTVRVKKNSTTDQVYQAVAAKVGMDSITANYFALFEVINHSFVRKLAPNEFPHKLYVQNYTSAVPGTCLTIRKWLFTTEEEVLLNDNDLAVTYFFHQAVDDVKKGYIKAEEKSYQLQKLCEQRKMVMYLNMLRTCEGYNEIIFPHCSCDSRRKGHVITAISIKHFKLHACTEEGQLENQVIAFEWDEMQRWDTDEEGMAFCFEYARGEKKPRWVKIFTPYFNYMHECFERVFCELKWRKEVEEEAADKDNRNCSKDNMCSKQLG, from the exons ATGGCGGACGAGGAGGGCGAAGCGCGGCCGCGCTCGGCGGCGCCGCCCCGGGACAGCGGCGGGGAGGGGGCCCCGGTGGGCCCCGGGGGGCCCCGCGTTGTCCGCATCGTCAAATCGGAGTCCGGTTACGGCTTCAACGTCCGCGGTCAAGTGAGCGAGGGCGGGCAGCTGCGGAGCATCAACGGCGAGCTGTACGCCCCGCTGCAGCATGTCAGCGCCGTGCTGGGCGGCGGGGCTGCCGACCGCGCCGGGGTGCGCAAGGGGGACCGCATCCTGGAGGT GAATGGGGTGAACGTCGAAGGAGCCACACACAAGCAAGTGGTGGACCTGATCCGCGCGGGCGAGAAGGAGTTAATCCTGACAGTGCTGTCGGTGCCTCCGCACGAGGCGGATAACCTGGATCCCAGCGACGACTCCTTGGGCCAGTCCTTCTATGACTACACGGAGAAGCAGGCCGtgcccatctccatccccacgTACAAGCACGTGGAGCAGAACGGCGAGAAGTTTGTG gTGTACAACGTTTACATGGCGGGCCGGCAGCTCTGCTCCAAGCGGTACCGGGAATTCGCCATCCTGCACCAGAACCTGAAGCGGGAATTCGCCAACTTCACCTTCCCGCGCCTGCCGGGGAAGTGGCCGTTCTCCCTGTcggagcagcagctggatgcGCGGCGGCGAGGCCTGGAGGAGTACCTGGAGAAAG TGTGTTCCATACGTGTCATTGGGGAGAGCGACATCATGCAGGAGTTCCTGTCAGAATCGGACGAG AACTACAACGGTGTCTCGGATGTGGAGCTCCGGGTGGCGTTACCAGACATCACAGCCGTGACAGTACGAGTCAAGAAGAACAGCACGACAGACCAGGTGTACCAG GCTGTGGCTGCCAAGGTTGGGATGGACAGTATTACTGCAAACTACTTCGCCTTGTTTGAAGTGATCAATCACTCCTTCG TGCGCAAACTGGCGCCCAACGAATTCCCCCACAAACTCTACGTGCAGAACTACACCTCGGCGGTGCCAGGGACGTGCCTGACCATCCGGAAATGGCTCTTCACTACAGAAGAGGAGGTTCTCCTCAACGACAACGACCTGGCAGTCACCTACTTCTTCCATCAG GCTGTTGATGATGTCAAGAAAGGCTACATCAAAGCAGAGGAGAAGTCCTACCAGTTACAGAAGCTGTGTGAGCAGAGAAAGATGGTCATG TATTTAAACATGTTAAGGACGTGTGAGGGCTACAACGAGATCATCTTCCCCCACTGCTCCTGTGACTCCCGGCGGAAGGGCCACGTCATCACAGCCATCAGCATCAAGCACTTTAAACTCCACGCCTGCACTGAAGAGGGGCAGCTGGAG AACCAGGTAATAGCATTTGAATGGGACGAGATGCAGCGGTGGGACACGGACGAGGAGGGAATGGCCTTTTGCTTTGAATACGCACGAGGAGAGAAGAAACCCCGATGGGTTAAAATCTTCACCCCCTAT TTCAACTACATGCACGAGTGCTTCGAACGGGTTTTCTGCGAGCTGAAGTGGAGGAAGGAG gtggaggaggaggcagcagacAAGGATAACAGGAACTGCAGTAAAGACAATATGTGCAGCAAG CAACTGGGATAA
- the SNX27 gene encoding sorting nexin-27 isoform X3 gives MADEEGEARPRSAAPPRDSGGEGAPVGPGGPRVVRIVKSESGYGFNVRGQVSEGGQLRSINGELYAPLQHVSAVLGGGAADRAGVRKGDRILEVNGVNVEGATHKQVVDLIRAGEKELILTVLSVPPHEADNLDPSDDSLGQSFYDYTEKQAVPISIPTYKHVEQNGEKFVVYNVYMAGRQLCSKRYREFAILHQNLKREFANFTFPRLPGKWPFSLSEQQLDARRRGLEEYLEKVCSIRVIGESDIMQEFLSESDENYNGVSDVELRVALPDITAVTVRVKKNSTTDQVYQAVAAKVGMDSITANYFALFEVINHSFVRKLAPNEFPHKLYVQNYTSAVPGTCLTIRKWLFTTEEEVLLNDNDLAVTYFFHQAVDDVKKGYIKAEEKSYQLQKLCEQRKMVMYLNMLRTCEGYNEIIFPHCSCDSRRKGHVITAISIKHFKLHACTEEGQLENQVIAFEWDEMQRWDTDEEGMAFCFEYARGEKKPRWVKIFTPYFNYMHECFERVFCELKWRKEVEEEAADKDNRNCSKDNMCSKNIFQMVRSQQRDAAT, from the exons ATGGCGGACGAGGAGGGCGAAGCGCGGCCGCGCTCGGCGGCGCCGCCCCGGGACAGCGGCGGGGAGGGGGCCCCGGTGGGCCCCGGGGGGCCCCGCGTTGTCCGCATCGTCAAATCGGAGTCCGGTTACGGCTTCAACGTCCGCGGTCAAGTGAGCGAGGGCGGGCAGCTGCGGAGCATCAACGGCGAGCTGTACGCCCCGCTGCAGCATGTCAGCGCCGTGCTGGGCGGCGGGGCTGCCGACCGCGCCGGGGTGCGCAAGGGGGACCGCATCCTGGAGGT GAATGGGGTGAACGTCGAAGGAGCCACACACAAGCAAGTGGTGGACCTGATCCGCGCGGGCGAGAAGGAGTTAATCCTGACAGTGCTGTCGGTGCCTCCGCACGAGGCGGATAACCTGGATCCCAGCGACGACTCCTTGGGCCAGTCCTTCTATGACTACACGGAGAAGCAGGCCGtgcccatctccatccccacgTACAAGCACGTGGAGCAGAACGGCGAGAAGTTTGTG gTGTACAACGTTTACATGGCGGGCCGGCAGCTCTGCTCCAAGCGGTACCGGGAATTCGCCATCCTGCACCAGAACCTGAAGCGGGAATTCGCCAACTTCACCTTCCCGCGCCTGCCGGGGAAGTGGCCGTTCTCCCTGTcggagcagcagctggatgcGCGGCGGCGAGGCCTGGAGGAGTACCTGGAGAAAG TGTGTTCCATACGTGTCATTGGGGAGAGCGACATCATGCAGGAGTTCCTGTCAGAATCGGACGAG AACTACAACGGTGTCTCGGATGTGGAGCTCCGGGTGGCGTTACCAGACATCACAGCCGTGACAGTACGAGTCAAGAAGAACAGCACGACAGACCAGGTGTACCAG GCTGTGGCTGCCAAGGTTGGGATGGACAGTATTACTGCAAACTACTTCGCCTTGTTTGAAGTGATCAATCACTCCTTCG TGCGCAAACTGGCGCCCAACGAATTCCCCCACAAACTCTACGTGCAGAACTACACCTCGGCGGTGCCAGGGACGTGCCTGACCATCCGGAAATGGCTCTTCACTACAGAAGAGGAGGTTCTCCTCAACGACAACGACCTGGCAGTCACCTACTTCTTCCATCAG GCTGTTGATGATGTCAAGAAAGGCTACATCAAAGCAGAGGAGAAGTCCTACCAGTTACAGAAGCTGTGTGAGCAGAGAAAGATGGTCATG TATTTAAACATGTTAAGGACGTGTGAGGGCTACAACGAGATCATCTTCCCCCACTGCTCCTGTGACTCCCGGCGGAAGGGCCACGTCATCACAGCCATCAGCATCAAGCACTTTAAACTCCACGCCTGCACTGAAGAGGGGCAGCTGGAG AACCAGGTAATAGCATTTGAATGGGACGAGATGCAGCGGTGGGACACGGACGAGGAGGGAATGGCCTTTTGCTTTGAATACGCACGAGGAGAGAAGAAACCCCGATGGGTTAAAATCTTCACCCCCTAT TTCAACTACATGCACGAGTGCTTCGAACGGGTTTTCTGCGAGCTGAAGTGGAGGAAGGAG gtggaggaggaggcagcagacAAGGATAACAGGAACTGCAGTAAAGACAATATGTGCAGCAAG aacATCTTTCAGATGGTCAGGTCACAGCAGAGGGACGCGGCCACTTAg
- the SNX27 gene encoding sorting nexin-27 isoform X5, with translation MADEEGEARPRSAAPPRDSGGEGAPVGPGGPRVVRIVKSESGYGFNVRGQVSEGGQLRSINGELYAPLQHVSAVLGGGAADRAGVRKGDRILEVNGVNVEGATHKQVVDLIRAGEKELILTVLSVPPHEADNLDPSDDSLGQSFYDYTEKQAVPISIPTYKHVEQNGEKFVVYNVYMAGRQLCSKRYREFAILHQNLKREFANFTFPRLPGKWPFSLSEQQLDARRRGLEEYLEKVCSIRVIGESDIMQEFLSESDENYNGVSDVELRVALPDITAVTVRVKKNSTTDQVYQAVAAKVGMDSITANYFALFEVINHSFVRKLAPNEFPHKLYVQNYTSAVPGTCLTIRKWLFTTEEEVLLNDNDLAVTYFFHQAVDDVKKGYIKAEEKSYQLQKLCEQRKMVMYLNMLRTCEGYNEIIFPHCSCDSRRKGHVITAISIKHFKLHACTEEGQLENQVIAFEWDEMQRWDTDEEGMAFCFEYARGEKKPRWVKIFTPYFNYMHECFERVFCELKWRKENIFQMVRSQQRDAAT, from the exons ATGGCGGACGAGGAGGGCGAAGCGCGGCCGCGCTCGGCGGCGCCGCCCCGGGACAGCGGCGGGGAGGGGGCCCCGGTGGGCCCCGGGGGGCCCCGCGTTGTCCGCATCGTCAAATCGGAGTCCGGTTACGGCTTCAACGTCCGCGGTCAAGTGAGCGAGGGCGGGCAGCTGCGGAGCATCAACGGCGAGCTGTACGCCCCGCTGCAGCATGTCAGCGCCGTGCTGGGCGGCGGGGCTGCCGACCGCGCCGGGGTGCGCAAGGGGGACCGCATCCTGGAGGT GAATGGGGTGAACGTCGAAGGAGCCACACACAAGCAAGTGGTGGACCTGATCCGCGCGGGCGAGAAGGAGTTAATCCTGACAGTGCTGTCGGTGCCTCCGCACGAGGCGGATAACCTGGATCCCAGCGACGACTCCTTGGGCCAGTCCTTCTATGACTACACGGAGAAGCAGGCCGtgcccatctccatccccacgTACAAGCACGTGGAGCAGAACGGCGAGAAGTTTGTG gTGTACAACGTTTACATGGCGGGCCGGCAGCTCTGCTCCAAGCGGTACCGGGAATTCGCCATCCTGCACCAGAACCTGAAGCGGGAATTCGCCAACTTCACCTTCCCGCGCCTGCCGGGGAAGTGGCCGTTCTCCCTGTcggagcagcagctggatgcGCGGCGGCGAGGCCTGGAGGAGTACCTGGAGAAAG TGTGTTCCATACGTGTCATTGGGGAGAGCGACATCATGCAGGAGTTCCTGTCAGAATCGGACGAG AACTACAACGGTGTCTCGGATGTGGAGCTCCGGGTGGCGTTACCAGACATCACAGCCGTGACAGTACGAGTCAAGAAGAACAGCACGACAGACCAGGTGTACCAG GCTGTGGCTGCCAAGGTTGGGATGGACAGTATTACTGCAAACTACTTCGCCTTGTTTGAAGTGATCAATCACTCCTTCG TGCGCAAACTGGCGCCCAACGAATTCCCCCACAAACTCTACGTGCAGAACTACACCTCGGCGGTGCCAGGGACGTGCCTGACCATCCGGAAATGGCTCTTCACTACAGAAGAGGAGGTTCTCCTCAACGACAACGACCTGGCAGTCACCTACTTCTTCCATCAG GCTGTTGATGATGTCAAGAAAGGCTACATCAAAGCAGAGGAGAAGTCCTACCAGTTACAGAAGCTGTGTGAGCAGAGAAAGATGGTCATG TATTTAAACATGTTAAGGACGTGTGAGGGCTACAACGAGATCATCTTCCCCCACTGCTCCTGTGACTCCCGGCGGAAGGGCCACGTCATCACAGCCATCAGCATCAAGCACTTTAAACTCCACGCCTGCACTGAAGAGGGGCAGCTGGAG AACCAGGTAATAGCATTTGAATGGGACGAGATGCAGCGGTGGGACACGGACGAGGAGGGAATGGCCTTTTGCTTTGAATACGCACGAGGAGAGAAGAAACCCCGATGGGTTAAAATCTTCACCCCCTAT TTCAACTACATGCACGAGTGCTTCGAACGGGTTTTCTGCGAGCTGAAGTGGAGGAAGGAG aacATCTTTCAGATGGTCAGGTCACAGCAGAGGGACGCGGCCACTTAg
- the SNX27 gene encoding sorting nexin-27 isoform X2: protein MADEEGEARPRSAAPPRDSGGEGAPVGPGGPRVVRIVKSESGYGFNVRGQVSEGGQLRSINGELYAPLQHVSAVLGGGAADRAGVRKGDRILEVNGVNVEGATHKQVVDLIRAGEKELILTVLSVPPHEADNLDPSDDSLGQSFYDYTEKQAVPISIPTYKHVEQNGEKFVVYNVYMAGRQLCSKRYREFAILHQNLKREFANFTFPRLPGKWPFSLSEQQLDARRRGLEEYLEKVCSIRVIGESDIMQEFLSESDENYNGVSDVELRVALPDITAVTVRVKKNSTTDQVYQAVAAKVGMDSITANYFALFEVINHSFVRKLAPNEFPHKLYVQNYTSAVPGTCLTIRKWLFTTEEEVLLNDNDLAVTYFFHQAVDDVKKGYIKAEEKSYQLQKLCEQRKMVMYLNMLRTCEGYNEIIFPHCSCDSRRKGHVITAISIKHFKLHACTEEGQLENQVIAFEWDEMQRWDTDEEGMAFCFEYARGEKKPRWVKIFTPYFNYMHECFERVFCELKWRKEGGSSQAPAPECPWQNVSSRGTLQVAELFRKGCESLQHKAAGRNSEDPNPSLRWRRRQQTRITGTAVKTICAARTSFRWSGHSRGTRPLSPRPVPPPAKMNAAPPLTLKILLLY, encoded by the exons ATGGCGGACGAGGAGGGCGAAGCGCGGCCGCGCTCGGCGGCGCCGCCCCGGGACAGCGGCGGGGAGGGGGCCCCGGTGGGCCCCGGGGGGCCCCGCGTTGTCCGCATCGTCAAATCGGAGTCCGGTTACGGCTTCAACGTCCGCGGTCAAGTGAGCGAGGGCGGGCAGCTGCGGAGCATCAACGGCGAGCTGTACGCCCCGCTGCAGCATGTCAGCGCCGTGCTGGGCGGCGGGGCTGCCGACCGCGCCGGGGTGCGCAAGGGGGACCGCATCCTGGAGGT GAATGGGGTGAACGTCGAAGGAGCCACACACAAGCAAGTGGTGGACCTGATCCGCGCGGGCGAGAAGGAGTTAATCCTGACAGTGCTGTCGGTGCCTCCGCACGAGGCGGATAACCTGGATCCCAGCGACGACTCCTTGGGCCAGTCCTTCTATGACTACACGGAGAAGCAGGCCGtgcccatctccatccccacgTACAAGCACGTGGAGCAGAACGGCGAGAAGTTTGTG gTGTACAACGTTTACATGGCGGGCCGGCAGCTCTGCTCCAAGCGGTACCGGGAATTCGCCATCCTGCACCAGAACCTGAAGCGGGAATTCGCCAACTTCACCTTCCCGCGCCTGCCGGGGAAGTGGCCGTTCTCCCTGTcggagcagcagctggatgcGCGGCGGCGAGGCCTGGAGGAGTACCTGGAGAAAG TGTGTTCCATACGTGTCATTGGGGAGAGCGACATCATGCAGGAGTTCCTGTCAGAATCGGACGAG AACTACAACGGTGTCTCGGATGTGGAGCTCCGGGTGGCGTTACCAGACATCACAGCCGTGACAGTACGAGTCAAGAAGAACAGCACGACAGACCAGGTGTACCAG GCTGTGGCTGCCAAGGTTGGGATGGACAGTATTACTGCAAACTACTTCGCCTTGTTTGAAGTGATCAATCACTCCTTCG TGCGCAAACTGGCGCCCAACGAATTCCCCCACAAACTCTACGTGCAGAACTACACCTCGGCGGTGCCAGGGACGTGCCTGACCATCCGGAAATGGCTCTTCACTACAGAAGAGGAGGTTCTCCTCAACGACAACGACCTGGCAGTCACCTACTTCTTCCATCAG GCTGTTGATGATGTCAAGAAAGGCTACATCAAAGCAGAGGAGAAGTCCTACCAGTTACAGAAGCTGTGTGAGCAGAGAAAGATGGTCATG TATTTAAACATGTTAAGGACGTGTGAGGGCTACAACGAGATCATCTTCCCCCACTGCTCCTGTGACTCCCGGCGGAAGGGCCACGTCATCACAGCCATCAGCATCAAGCACTTTAAACTCCACGCCTGCACTGAAGAGGGGCAGCTGGAG AACCAGGTAATAGCATTTGAATGGGACGAGATGCAGCGGTGGGACACGGACGAGGAGGGAATGGCCTTTTGCTTTGAATACGCACGAGGAGAGAAGAAACCCCGATGGGTTAAAATCTTCACCCCCTAT TTCAACTACATGCACGAGTGCTTCGAACGGGTTTTCTGCGAGCTGAAGTGGAGGAAGGAG GGTGGCAGCTCCCAGGCTCCGGCTCCTGAATGTCCATGGCAAAACGTCTCCTCCAGAGGGACTCTGCAGGTTGCTGAATTATTCAGGAAGGGTTGTGAGAGCCTCCAGCACAAAGCTGCTGGGAGGAACAGCGAGGATCCGAATCCCAGCCTGAG gtggaggaggaggcagcagacAAGGATAACAGGAACTGCAGTAAAGACAATATGTGCAGCAAG aacATCTTTCAGATGGTCAGGTCACAGCAGAGGGACGCGGCCACTTAgcccccgtcccgtcccccccccggCCAAGATGAACGCAGCCCCCCCATTAACACTTAAAATTCTGTTATTGTATTAA